The following coding sequences lie in one Zingiber officinale cultivar Zhangliang chromosome 2B, Zo_v1.1, whole genome shotgun sequence genomic window:
- the LOC122046289 gene encoding transcription termination factor MTERF4, chloroplastic-like, protein MRLPVLGRPGGCLLFPHPRSSVLCLAHQSPIFKIPIFDPKKTCCRTHATSAAPLAPSSVPSRRSSARPAPPRPSSLYARPSLQQMEVDRAANRARVYDFLRSLRIAPDELDGLELPVTVDVMRERVDFLHSLGLTVEDINNYPLVLGCSVKKNMVPVLDYLGKLGVRKATFTEFLRRYPQVLHSSVVVDLMPVVKYLQGMDIRPVDIPRVLERYPEVLGFKLEGTMSTSVAYVVGIGVSRREIGAILTRYPEILGMRVGRVIKPFVEFLESLGLPRLAVARLIEKRPHILGFGLEDQVKPNVTALLEFGVRNEALASIIAQYPDIIGIELKAKLTSLQSLFESHVLVDREDFGRIIEKMPQSVSLSRSTILKHIDFLKCCGILLKQVSKMVLSCPQLLALNLDIMKMSFDYFQSEMNRDLEELVQFPAFFTYGLESTVRPRHEIISERGIKCSLAWLLNCTDEKFEERMKYDSIGIDEMSTESMLKPRVEYEPVDEEDGEEEEESSFEYVEDSEYEETDDEYL, encoded by the coding sequence ATGAGGCTTCCCGTCCTCGGCCGCCCCGGTGGCTGTTTGCTCTTTCCCCACCCTAGGTCCTCCGTACTATGCCTCGCCCACCAAAGCCCCATCTTCAAAATCCCCATCTTTGACCCCAAGAAGACCTGTTGCCGAACGCACGCCACCTCCGCCGCCCCCTTGGCTCCCTCCTCCGTTCCCTCTCGTCGCTCCTCGGCACGCCCCGCCCCACCACGCCCTTCCTCCCTTTACGCCCGCCCCAGCCTCCAGCAGATGGAGGTCGATCGCGCCGCCAACCGCGCCCGCGTCTATGACTTCCTGCGCTCCCTTCGCATCGCTCCTGACGAGCTCGACGGCCTCGAGCTCCCTGTCACGGTCGACGTCATGCGCGAGCGTGTCGACTTCCTCCACTCCCTAGGTCTGACTGTCGAGGATATCAACAACTACCCCCTCGTCCTTGGATGCAGCGTCAAGAAGAACATGGTGCCGGTGCTTGACTACCTCGGCAAGCTCGGCGTCCGCAAGGCCACCTTTACTGAGTTCCTGCGGCGGTACCCGCAGGTTCTACACTCCAGCGTTGTGGTGGACCTCATGCCTGTCGTCAAGTACTTGCAGGGCATGGACATACGGCCTGTTGACATTCCCCGGGTTCTTGAGAGGTACCCTGAGGTGCTCGGGTTCAAACTGGAGGGAACAATGAGCACATCAGTGGCGTATGTCGTTGGAATTGGCGTTTCAAGGAGAGAGATTGGTGCTATCCTTACGCGATACCCAGAGATACTAGGGATGCGGGTGGGAAGGGTGATCAAGCCTTTTGTTGAGTTCCTCGAGTCCCTAGGGCTACCAAGACTTGCAGTGGCGAGGCTGATAGAGAAAAGGCCTCATATTCTTGGCTTTGGCTTGGAGGACCAGGTGAAACCAAATGTGACAGCTTTGCTAGAGTTTGGTGTTAGGAACGAGGCGCTAGCTTCCATCATAGCGCAGTATCCTGACATTATTGGCATTGAGCTGAAGGCTAAGCTTACTTCGCTACAGAGCTTGTTTGAATCACATGTTTTGGTTGATCGTGAAGATTTTGGAAGAATCATTGAGAAGATGCCTCAATCTGTTAGTTTAAGCCGTTCTACCATACTGAAGCATATAGATTTTCTCAAATGTTGTGGCATTTTGCTAAAGCAAGTAAGCAAAATGGTCCTTAGCTGCCCACAATTACTTGCTCTTAATCTCGACATCATGAAAATGAGCTTTGACTATTTCCAATCTGAGATGAACAGGGATTTGGAAGAATTGGTTCAATTTCCTGCCTTCTTTACCTATGGTCTTGAGTCCACAGTGAGACCCAGACATGAAATTATCTCCGAGAGAGGAATTAAGTGTTCTTTGGCATGGTTACTTAACTGTACTGATGAGAAGTTTGAAGAACGAATGAAGTATGATTCTATCGGGATCGATGAAATGAGTACAGAATCAATGTTAAAGCCAAGGGTAGAATATGAACCTGTTGATGAAGaagatggtgaggaagaagaggaatcTTCCTTTGAATATGTAGAAGATAGTGAGTATGAAGAGACTGATGATGAATATCTGTGA